One region of Takifugu flavidus isolate HTHZ2018 chromosome 14, ASM371156v2, whole genome shotgun sequence genomic DNA includes:
- the irf1b gene encoding interferon regulatory factor 1b, with translation MNGSHKESQQANMPISRLRMRPWLERMINSDTIEGLKWVDQAKTMFSIPWKHAARHGWEIEKDANLFKMWAIHTGKYVEGQANDPKTWKANFRCAMNSLPDITEVKTMSVNKGHQAVRVFKMLPAVSKCKDKRRKVKEVRKRKRVVLKTEEDTEDSSDAQSSTDELTTQDLSPQDNVVDSTVKTEQPELRFDPQEEVPDFSLSVEVTDFNLTNFCQRFEVSPEHSPDHETADIIELCKELERDSWLTNSSYGSSSSGFLTNEACTSPGSQWSESSSGEDLEEVPQYTVLGAEFSSDLWTCFSSQLHHML, from the exons ATGAACGGATCACACAAGGAAAGCCAGCAA GCAAACATGCCCATATCGAGGTTGAGGATGAGGCCGTGGCTGGAGAGGATGATCAACTCGGACACCATCGAGGGTCTGAAATGGGTCGACCAG GCGAAAACAATGTTCTCCATCCCATGGAAGCATGCAGCCAGGCACGGATGGGAGATCGAAAAAGATGCCAACCTGTTTAAGATGTGGGCCATCCACACAG GGAAATACGTGGAGGGCCAAGCTAATGACCCCAAGACGTGGAAAGCCAACTTCCGCTGTGCTATGAACTCGCTGCCCGACATCACAGAGGTGAAAACCATGAGCGTTAACAAAGGCCACCAAGCCGTGCGCGTTTTCAAGATGCTGCCTGCGGTCTCAAAATGtaaag ATAAGCGACGCAAGGTCAAGGAGGTGCGCAAGAGGAAG AGAGTTGTCCTCAAGACTGAGGAAGACACGGAGGACAGCAGCGACGCTCAGTCCTCCACAGATGAGTTGACAACACAGGACCTGTCACCCCAGGACAACGTAGTCGACAGCACAGTGAAAACAGAGCAGCCAG agctcAGATTCGACCCCCAGGAGGAAGTCCCTGACTTTTCCTTGTCCGTTGAAGTCACCGACTTCAATCTGACCAACTTCTGCCAAAGATTTGAAGTTTCGCCAGAGCACAGTCCAG ACCATGAGACCGCCGACATCATTGAG CTATGTAAGGAGTTGGAGCGAGACTCGTGGCTGACAAACAGTTCatacggcagcagcagcagcgggttCCTGACCAATGAAGCGTGCACGAGCCCAGGGAGCCAGTGGAGTGAGTCTTCTTCAG GCGAAGACCTAGAGGAGGTGCCGCAGTACACCGTTTTGGGGGCAGAGTTCTCCAGCGACTTGTGGACCTGTTTCAGCTCACAGTTGCACCACATGCTCTGA